AGGCGACCACGCCCGCCAGCGGATAACGGCCAGAAGCCAGTGCATCCAGCGCCATGATCGACCCCTGAGAGAAGCCCACCAGCACCACATCCTGCCAGCGATCGGCGAAGCCGTGCTGCGCGACAATCTCGCTCAGCGTCGCATCAAACGCCGCCCGCGCGGCCCGTACCCGGCCCGGCCGGTTCTCTGGCGTCACGTCCGCCAGGCTGAACCACTGCCAGCCAAAACCGGCGGGAAAACGTTCAGGTGCATTGGGTGAGGCAAAAATCACATCCGGCAACAACGTCGCCCAGTGACGGCCAATCGGAGCCAGATCGTCGCCGTTACTGCCTACGCCATGCAGAAAAATCACCAGTACTTTTGCCATCATTGCTCCTTTAGCTTACGCCCTTAAAAACCGTATTCACTCATATCCGGGCCAGCCGGAACGATCCCG
This genomic window from Pantoea sp. Lij88 contains:
- a CDS encoding prolyl oligopeptidase family serine peptidase: MAKVLVIFLHGVGSNGDDLAPIGRHWATLLPDVIFASPNAPERFPAGFGWQWFSLADVTPENRPGRVRAARAAFDATLSEIVAQHGFADRWQDVVLVGFSQGSIMALDALASGRYPLAGVVAFSGRLAVDGELTPQAHVPALLIHGQADDVIPWQESESAAARLRAASVPVDARFEPATGHTISAQGAMHAAAFIGQCLQD